DNA sequence from the Nicotiana tomentosiformis chromosome 3, ASM39032v3, whole genome shotgun sequence genome:
aggtttgcgtacacactacccctCCCCAGCCCCCACGGTATGAGATAATattgagtatgttgttgttgttataataaTACAAGGATTAATAgtacataaattatttttattgaaTGTTAGGTTGTGGTTGTATTGGCTGCAAACAGAAGTACTTCTAGCTGCTTCGCATGCTTCTTATTATGGCAGCTAGCTGGCAACGGTCTTTGACGTATCTATTAGCTTTTATTCATTGCACTGAACTTAGGTATACAATGAATATCTAAATATTTGTTTAGACTTTAAAACTAAAAactaataaatttataattagaCCTTATGATATTTGGTCTTCATATGCTTCTAGAAAAAAGAAGCAGCTAATTTTGTCATTTTGGCCTTTTATCCATATATAGCTTATACATTGGTTAATTAATTCATGTTAATGGCAGGATACAATAATACACCAATTGGTATATAAAATAATGCATGAATTATTTATCATACATTTGAAATCACAACTAAATAATATATTAACTAAATAAAAATTCTTATATTTCTCTGGCCGAGGGTCTAACGGAAACAAGCTCTCTATCTTCTAggataggggtaaggctgcgtacatctcacccttcccagaccccacttgtgaaaaaatactggatttgttgttgttgtaataaaAATTCTTATATGATAATTAATTGCctataccaaacgacccctaagagaATCGAAATCTaagaaaataagaatttgagcACGAAAAGCCTACTTTTCTCGTGACAAAAAAGTGAATGTTATAGTATTTTCAAATGGAAAAAAATATGagatatataaaaataataacagataaaatatatactatatatatgtattataaacatataatatatattttagttaataaatataattaattgTGATGGAATGACTAAATTTATATTTTATCCAAAAAATATCGGAAGTAAAAGAGAAACAATAAAACAtgaaatgatagaaggggacaaAGGAAAAGAGAGAGCAAATGGGCTGTCAACTTGGTAACAGTACCACGAGAAAACAGATGTCATTGTTctattcattcttccaaacttgAAAACAAACATTCAGAATTGGTGGGCTTTGAAATTTCCTTTTTTCAATTTTCGTTTCCCTTTCCGTCGCTACACCAATAAAAAGGAAGGTACAATCATCATAGCAAAACACACCACTTCCAAATTCGTCAATAATAGAAAGCAAGAGTCAAGATTTCCTtttgttttgaaaaaaatcaGAGAGCAAAGTAATTTCAACAGGAAAAAAGAGGGGATTGGATTTGGTCAAACTCAAACCCAATCCTCTCCCTTGTTCCTTCTTCCAGCTCCCGCCTCCTCTGCCCCCTTGTCCTTTCTccactctctctttctctctcttcttttttctctctCATCAGAGATCTCCGATTCTGCTTCTTCAGATCCGATCCAAATATGATCACCATTCCATATCTGACCGCCTTGACAACTTACTTCAGCTATGGCCTGCTCTTCGCCTTTGGCCAATTCCGTGATTTCTTCAGAAAAATCTTTGATTGGTGGAAGGCCAGCAATCTTCAGGTAATTTACGCGCTTGTGTATCGTCAATTTTTGATTATGGGAATGAGCTTGAATTTTGAAGCGTTGAAATGTTAGGGATATGCTCCGATCTGCTTAGGACTTGAAGATTTCTATATCCGCCGATTGTATCTTCGCATTCAGGTAACTGCTCCTGATTCCAAAATGTTTTCGACACTTTCATGCATAATTTGTATGCATTATGCTTAGGGGAATTAATTGGGAGACCCAACATGCCCCGCTGATGGCTAGTATTTATATATGGCTATTGGGCATGATTTAGAAAGCGACTTATTTGCTGTAATTATCATGTATTGGCGGCAAACTTTAGCTGTGAAATTGCATCGATTTCTGCAAACTTGGTAATTGCAAGAGGGATTTGAGAAGTGGAAATGTTTTCAAGGGAAACATAATGGTTTAGGTCAGATTGAACTCTTCAATTTCAAGTAAGTTAATGGGGTGAATGAATAACCAATGGGTTGGAAGGGTTCTTATCCGGAACTCAAATAGTCACCACAAATTGCCCGGCTAGAATATTTAGGTGTAGTTTCCATATGTGAAATAGAGAATGGATTTATAAGTAATACAGGACTTCATAAAGTAAAAGAGGTTGAAAACTCTATTATCAGTGTAGTTTTATTGGTTGTGTACCTTTTTGAATTGCCAATGCCTTAGATCTCGTATTCTTTCATCTCTTCTGAATCGTTAATTCCTGGATCTTATCAATGCATCCAAGAGAAAAACAAATTCTTGGACCAAAAGTTTAGCTATTGGTTATTCATTGCTGTGCAAGCATTGACTTTTGGTTTCTATGCTTTATATTATCATTACTTGTAGGATTGTTTTGGACGGCCAATATGTAGTCCTCCTGATGCTTGGTTCGATGTGGTGGAGCGTGTGTCCAATGACAATAACAAGACACTAAAGTGAGCATGGATCATTcagtttaattaattttatttaaacaTTCTGAAAATTGTTCTACTCGGTATTGCAATTTCTCCCATTATTCTTTTATACTACTATTAGAGAACTATAGAGGTAAAGTTGCTTTGACTTCTCTGGTGACTGGTGCTATAGGGCTCCTTATCTGTTGTTTATATATGATATCCAAATTAGTCCTAACAGTTTAGGAGCAGTTGATGTTTCTATATTTACTCTTACAATCATGCACTTGCACATTGTGCAGGCGGACCACCAAAGTTTCAAGGTGCCTAAACTTGGGTTCATACAATTACCTTGGTTTTGCTGCATCTGATGAATATTGTACACCTCGCGTCATTGAGTCTTTGAAAAAGTTTTCTGCAAGCACTTGCAGTTCCCGAGTAGATGGAGGTAGGCATGATTTCGTGTAAGTTGCTGCTGTGTCTCCCTGAGTAGGGAACTCTGCTTCTAAATTTGTCTTCTCAGGTACCACAAGCATCCATACGGAATTGGAAGAATGTGTGGCTAATTTTGTTGGCAAGCCAGCTGCCATCGTTACAGGCATGGGTTATGTAACAAATTCAGCCATACTTCCTGTTTTGATTGGGAAGGTACGAATAGTTTCTAAAAGTTAATTCTTGTGTTTTATTTGTGATTATATTTATCTTTTAATTTGGTCATTTAATCTTTTAATTTGGTCATACAGGGAGGTTTGATTATCAGCGACTCTCTCAACCACAACTCTATTGTAAATGGTGCTCGAGGGTCTGGAGCTACTATTCGTGTTTTTCAACATAACAGTAAGTTTCTGCAACTTGGGCTTTATCCtttcaaccataccatttttatacTGTGAGTTCATCGTATTTCATATTAATGCTTTGCTTTGCCCTCAATTCTTTAGCACCTTCTCACTTGGAGAAGGTTTTAAGAGAACATATTGCTGAGGGACAACCCAGAACACACAGGCCGTGGAAGAAGATAATTGTTATAGTGGAGGGCATATACAGCATGGAAGGGGAGCTATGCCAGCTTCCGGAGATTGTTGCCATATGCAAGAAATACAAGGTAGTGCTCAGAATTACTATGTTTTTAGTCATTGATAATTGCTCGAAGAGCTAGGCTTGTACTTCTTCATTGGCATGACAATAATTGTCTCAATTTTATACGAAGCTCTCTTTTATTTGAGGGACTAATTTTCTTTTGTAGGCCTTAGGAGACTCCATTTGGTTTAATTTTCTCATGACTTTGTTTgtgatgtatttttctcattgcAGGCATATGTTTATTTGGAT
Encoded proteins:
- the LOC104104991 gene encoding long chain base biosynthesis protein 2a isoform X1; translated protein: MITIPYLTALTTYFSYGLLFAFGQFRDFFRKIFDWWKASNLQGYAPICLGLEDFYIRRLYLRIQDCFGRPICSPPDAWFDVVERVSNDNNKTLKRTTKVSRCLNLGSYNYLGFAASDEYCTPRVIESLKKFSASTCSSRVDGGTTSIHTELEECVANFVGKPAAIVTGMGYVTNSAILPVLIGKGGLIISDSLNHNSIVNGARGSGATIRVFQHNTPSHLEKVLREHIAEGQPRTHRPWKKIIVIVEGIYSMEGELCQLPEIVAICKKYKAYVYLDEAHSIGAVGKTGRGVCELLGVDTADVDIMMGTFTKSFGSCGGYIAGSKELIEFLKYTCPAHLYATSISPPAAQQIISAIKVILGEDGSSRGAQKLARIRENSNFFRSELQKMGFEVLGDNDSPVMPIMLYNPAKIPAFSRECLKQNVAVVIVGFPATPLLLARARICISAAHSREDLNKALEVISRVGDVVGIKYFPAEPKKQQLEENRVKLE
- the LOC104104991 gene encoding long chain base biosynthesis protein 2a isoform X2, with protein sequence MITIPYLTALTTYFSYGLLFAFGQFRDFFRKIFDWWKASNLQGYAPICLGLEDFYIRRLYLRIQDCFGRPICSPPDAWFDVVERVSNDNNKTLKRTTKVSRCLNLGSYNYLGFAASDEYCTPRVIESLKKFSASTCSSRVDGGTTSIHTELEECVANFVGKPAAIVTGMGYVTNSAILPVLIGKGGLIISDSLNHNSIVNGARGSGATIRVFQHNTPSHLEKVLREHIAEGQPRTHRPWKKIIVIVEGIYSMEGELCQLPEIVAICKKYKAYVYLDEAHSIGAVGKTGRGVCELLGVDTADVDIMMGTFTKSFGSCGGYIAGSKELIEFLKYTCPAHLYATSISPPAAQQIISAIKVILGEDGSSRGAQKLARIRDNSNIFHQKYCRRWVLRSWGTMIPH